CCGCTCGTGTTCGGTGAGGATCGTGTCGACCCGGCGGTGGTCGGCGAAGTTGACGATCGCGTGTTTCGTGTCGTGGCTGACGATCTCGCCCACGTCGACCTCGACGTCGAGGTCGACCGCCAGGTCGCCGGTCTGCTCCTCGAAGCGGACCTCGGCGGGCGACTGGGTCTCCGTGGCGGTCTCCAGGGGCGCCTGGTCGGGCACCTCCTCGAACCAGACGACGACGACCCGGCCGTCGTGGGGTCGCACGAGGTCGGCGGCCATGCGCAACAGCGCCGCCTCGCGCTCGCGGGTCACCTCGCTGGTGAGCGCGACCAGCACCTCGTAGGTCTCGCCCTCGATGGCGTCCTCCGTCTCGGTGAGGACGTTCTCGCCGACCTTGCGGCGGACCACGTCGGTCGCGGCGCCCTCGCGCTGGATGCGCGGTCGGGCGTAGACGAAGTACCAGACGATACTCGCGACCGTGATGACGGCCGCGCCGGCTATCGCGATCTGGCCCATCTGCGTGATGAGCACGAGCCCGCCGACGACGCCGAACGCCTGCGTCCAGGGGTACAGCGGCGACTCGAAACTTGGCTCGTACTCCATCTCCCCCTTGCGGAAGGCGACGATGGTGAGGTTGATCAGGATGAAGACGAGGATCTGGAAGGCGCTGGCGAGCTTGGCGATGTCGCGGATCGGCACGAACGCGATCAGCGCGAGCAACACGCCGCCGGTCAGCGTGATCGAGGCCGCGGGCGTCCCGAACCGGTCGCTGACGGCGGCCAGCGACTCCGGGACCAGCCCGTCGCGGGCCATCGCGAAGGGGTAGCGCGACGAGGAGAGGATCCCGGCGTTGGCCGTCGAGATCAGCGCCAGGACGGCGGCGACGACGACCGCGCCGACGCCGAGCGTGCCGACGGTGGCCCGTGCGGCGTCCGCGACGGGGACCGACGAGCCCGCGACCACGCCCGCGTCGGTGACGCCGACCATGATGGCGACGATCAGCACGTACAACAGGGTCGTGAACCCGAGCGACCCCAGGATACCGAGCGGGATGTTCCGGTCGGGGTTCTCGACCTCCTCGGCGATGCTCGCGACCTTCGTCACGCCGGCGTAGGAGACGAACACGAGGCCGGTCGCGGCCAGCAGTCCGCCCGGCCCGCCCGTGAGAAACGGCTCGAAGTTCGTCTGTTGGACGCTCGGCGCGCCCCCGACGACGAACCACGCCAGCGCCGCGAGCATGGCGGTGACGATTATCACCTGCAGGCGCCCGGTCTGTTTCGCCCCGAAGAGATTGACGAGGATGAGCACCGCCGCGAGCGCCAGCGCGACGGGCTTGACCGGCAGGTCGAAGGCGATGAGGAGATAGGGGACGCCGCCGACCAGGGCGAGCCCGCCCTTGAACGCCAGGGAGAACCACGTCCCGACGCCGGCGATCGTTCCGAGGAGCGGCCCCATCCCGCGTTCGATGTAGAGATACGTGCCGCCGGCCTCGGGCATCGCCGTCGCCATCTCCGACTTCGACAGCGCCGCCGGGAGCACGAGCACGCCCGCGAGCAGGTACGCGAGCACGACCGACGGACCGGCGGTCTCCAGCGCCAGCGCCGGGAGGATGAAGATGCCGCTCCCGATCATCGCGCCGATACTGATGGCGAGGACCGTCGGGAGTCCCAGGTCCCGCTCCAGGGACTTCATCTGACCGAGATCCCGCCCGAACGGTCTCGTCGTCGCAGTTCGCCCGCGGGCGACCGACTCGGCGGTCCGTCGGGTCCGCTCGCGGGGCGCCGACACCGGGGCCGGGAAGCGTCACAGATGGGACTGGTGGCGACAATCACTGTGTTCTCGCGTGGGTGGTAGGTGTCCGTCCCGATAAACGTACGGGTCGCCGTCCGCGCGCGAGACGCTCCGGCGAGCCGTCCGCGAGAGCGATGTCCCGGCGGGTCGCGCGTGCGAACTGCTCCCCGGCGGGCACCCCGTTCGCGTTACAGTCCGATCGACCAGACGTGGTCGCACTCCGGACAGGAGAACGTGACTTCGATGCCCGCGTCGGACCCGCGGCCCCTGGCGGTCCGCTCGCCCTCCGCCTCTCCGCAGTTCGGACAGAGCGCCTTCATCGACCGGTGACCGACCGGGGGTGGACAATTCCCGCCGTCATCGGGCGGGAACCGACGGATCTCGAGCCGATAGCGTCGTCGATGACCACGCGAGTAGTCAGTCCGACTGCGCCGTCGCGAGGGAGCGGACGGTCTCGACGCGGTTGGCCCCCGGGTCGTAGTCGAGCACGCCCAGGTCGTCCATCCGCGGCAGGTGGACGTGATGCAGCGAGACGGCGAGCCGTTCGGCCGCCTCCGCGGACGCTTCGTCGCCCTCGCGCGCCGCCACCGCCGTCACGAGCTCGTCGAGTCCGGTCGGTGTGGCGCCGCCCCGTTCGGTGAGGACGGCCAGCACCGTCCGCCGCCGCTCGGCCGCCAGGAGGTCGTAGCGCTTGTCCGCGTCGAGGTCGATAACGGTTCGGCCGTCGTCCGTGGTGTGCGTTGTAGTCTGGGACATTGGTGGTCTCCGTCGGACGTATCAGTACCGACTACCCCGACCCGGGTAAGGGATCGCTAGAAGTGATTAGGCCCATCGCTACGCCGGTACTGTAACTGTACCGCCACGTATGCTGTCCGTGTGGGTCCGTTCGATGGCGCGATACGTACCGGATACTGATCCGTCGCGATCGCTTGGTGACTCCGCCGGCGGAAGGTTGTAGTGGCGGCCGACCCTGGATGGGGGTAATGGAACCGCACGGGCTGACAGAGAGTCTCCGGGAGACGCTCGCGGTGTTCGACGGGGACGGTGAGCCGCGGACGACGAGCGAGGTGGCCGACCGGCTCGACCTCGGGCGCCGGAGCACGTACGACCGGCTGGACCGACTGGTCGACGGGGGGCACCTCCGGACGAAGAAGGTGGGAGCGAGCGCCCGCGTGTGGTGGCGCCCCCCGGACCCGGAGGTCGCCGACGACGCGGACCCCGATTGGCCGGCCGCGGCGGAGTCGCTCGTCGCGGACGTGCTGGGGACGGTCGACGTGGGCGTGCTCGTCATCGACGCCGACGACGAGGTGGCCTGGGTCAACGACGCCGTCGAGCGCTACTTCGGCGTCGACCGCGCGGCCGTGCTGGGCCTGGAGGAGTCCGCCCTGCTCGCCGACCGGCTCGCGCCGGCGGTCGACGACTCGGCGGCGTTCGCCGACCGGGTCCGGTCGACCTACGACGGCGAGGCCGGCGAGGAGCGCTTCGAATGTCGCGTCACGGCCGGCGACGACCGGGCCGACCGGTGGCTCGAACACCGGAGTCGGCCGATCGAGTCGGGCGCCTACGCGGGCGGTCGGGTGGAGCTGTACGTGGACGTGATCGAGCGCAAACGGGCGGAGCTGACCCAGCGCGACCAGCGCGACCAGTTCGAGTCACTGGTCGAGGCCGTCGAGGAGTACGCCATCTTCCGGCTCGACGCCGACGGCTGCGTGCAGACGTGGAACCCCGGAGCGGCGCGCCTGAAGGGGTACGAGGCCGACGACATCGTCGGCGAGCACTTCTCGGCGTTCTACACCGAGGCCGACCGCGAGGCGGGCGTCCCCGAGCGGAACCTCGCGGCGGCGGCCGAGGGGGGCTGGATCGAGGACGAGGGCTGGCGCGTCCGCGCCGACGGGACGCGCTTCTGGGCGAACGTGACGATCACGGCCATCTACGGCGACGACGGCGACCTCGACGGGTTCGCGAAGGTGACCCGCGACATGACCGAGCGCCGCGAGTTCGAGCAGCGCCTCCAGCGCGAGCGGGACCTGCTCGAACGCCTCTTCGACGCCATCCCGGTCGGGGTCGCGGTCCTCGACAGCGAGGGCGAGGCCGTCAGGATGAACGACCGCACCCGGCAATACCTCGGGATCGACGAGTCGGCCGACGGGGAGTCGGCCGACGAGGAGTCGACGAACCTCCCCGCCGGGACCGTCTTCGACGAGGACGGCGAGGAGGTCCCGCCGGGCGAACGGCCCTACGAGCGGCCGCTCCGGACGGGCGAACCGGTGAGGGACTGGGTCGGCCGGTTCGACCTCCCGGGGCTCGGCGAGCGGTGGCTCTCGATCGACGCCGTCCCGCTGACCGACGACGGGGCGGTCGAGCGCGTCGTCGTCTCCGCGGAGGACGTGACCCAGCTCAAAGAACAGGCCCAGCGGCTCGAACGGCGACGCGAGGACCTCGAACACGAACTGGACGAGGTGCTCGAACGCATCGACGACGGGTTCTTCGCGCTCGACGAGGACTGGCGGTTCAGCTACGTCAACGAGCGGGCGGCCGCGCTGCTCGACCGCGACCGCCACGAACTCGTCGGCCGGAGCGTCTGGGACGCCTTCCCCGCGGCCGGCGGCACGACGTTCCAGGAGCAGTACGAGCGCGCCCGGGAGACCGGCGAGTCAGTCTCCTTCGAGGCGTACTTCCCGCCGCTCTCGACCTGGTTCGAGGTGTCGGCCCACCCCTCCGAGAGCGGGATCTCCGTGTACTTCCGGGACGTGACCGATCGGAAGGCCCGCGAACGCGAGCTCGAACGCTACGAGCGGATCGTCGAGACCGTCGAGGACGGCATCTACGTGGTCGACGAGGGCGGCTACTTCACGCAGGTCAACGAGACCTACGCCGCGATGGTCGATCGCGACCCCGACGAACTGGTCGGCGAACACGTCTCGGCGGTCGTCGACGACGAAGCGGTCGCCGCGGCCCGGCGGCTCGAGGACGCCCTCGCGGTCGACGAGCGGGCGACGGCGACGCTGGAGGCGACGCTGGCCGGTCCCGACGGCGAGGAGTGGATCGGCGAGGCGACGTTCTCGCTGATGGACGCCGAGGCCGGGGCGGGCGACGAGGACGACGGCCACGAGCGCATCGCCGTCGTCCGGGACGTGACCGAGCGCAAGGAACGCAAGCGCGAGCTCGAACAGTACGAGCGGATCGTCGAGACGGTCGGCGACGGCATCTACGCGCTGGACGACGACAGCCGGTTCGTGCTCGTCAACGAGTCGTTCTGCGAGATGCTCGGCTACGACCGCGAGGAGCTACTGGGGATGGAACCGACCGACATCTACGACGAGGAGTACGCCCCCGTCGTCGAGGAGCGGGCGGCGGCGGTCGCCGCGGGCGAGCGCGAGGCGGCGACCATCGAGTTCGAACTCTTCCGGAAGGACGGCACCGCCGTCCCGGTCGAGACCCGCTACGAACCGTTCCCCTACGGCGACGGCACCGGTCGCTGCGGCGTCGTCCGCGACATCTCCGAGCGCCTCGAACGCGAGCGGGAACTCCAGCGGCGAGTCCGCCAGCAGGCGGTCGTCACCGAGCTCGGCCAGCGCGCCCTCGAAGAGCGCGACCTCGACGCCCTGATGGCCGAGGCGGCCGAGGAGGTGGCGACGACGCTCGGCAACGACTACTGCAAGGTGCTCGAACTGGACGAGGCCGGCGAACAACTGCTGCTCCGTCAGGGCGTCGGGTGGGACGACGACCTCGTCGGCGAGGCGACGATCTCCGCCGTCGCGGACGACTCCCAGGCGGCGTACACCCTCCGGTCGGGCGACCCGGTCGTCGTCGAGGACCTCCGAAGCGAGCACCGGTTCAGCGGCCCGGATCTGCTGCGCGACCACGCCGTTCGCTCGGGGATCAGCGTCGTCGTCGGGTCGCCGGAGAACCCGTGGGGGATCCTCGGGACCCACGACACGGAACCCGGGGAGGCCTCCCAGCAGGACGTGAACTTCGTCCAGTCGGTGGCGACGGTGCTGGCGACGGCGATCAACCGCCACCGCTACGAGAACCGGCTCGTCCGCCGGCGCGAGCAACTGGCGGCGCTCAACAGCCTCAACGAGGTCGTCAACGGGATCACCGACGCCGTCGTCGACCAGTCGACCTGCGCGGAGATCGAACGGACGGTGTGCGAACACCTCGCCGCCGCCGACTCCTACCGGTTCGCCTGGATCGGCGAGGTCGACACCGCCGACCAGACCGTCGAGCCCCGCGCGAAGGCCGGCACGGACGGGTATCTGGAGGGGATCACGATCTCCATCGACTCGGACGACGAGCGCAGCGGCGGCCCGACCGGGCGCGCGTTCCGCACGGGCGAGGCGCAGGTCACCCGGGACATCCAGGCCAGCGACGCCCACGACCCCTGGCGCGAGCGCGTCGACAGCTACGGCGTCCGGTCGTCGGCGGCCATCCCCATCGTCCACGAGGGGACGACCTACGGCGTTCTGAACGTCTACGCCGGCCGGCCCGACGCCTTCGAGGGCCAGGAGCGGACGGTCCTGGCCCAGCTCGGCGAGGTCGTCGGCCACGCCATCGCCGCCGCCGAGCGCAAGCAGGCGCTGCTCTCGGACGAGGTGGTCGAGCTGGAGTTCCAGATCACCGACCTCTTCGAGGCGCTCGACCTCCCGGAACAGCCCGAGGGGCAGTTCTCGTTCGACCACGTCGTCCCCGTCGGCGACGACGAGTTTCTCGTCTACGGGACGGCCTCGGCGGCGGCCGTCGACACCGTCGAACGGCTGGTCGAGCGGCTCCCCCACTGGGCCGAGGTATCGTTCGCCGACGAGGAGGGCGAGGGCGAGCGCGGGTTCGAACTCCGGATGGTCGAGCCGCCCGTGCTGTCGACGCTCGCCTCGCTCGGCGGCTCCGTCGAGGAGGTCGTCGTCGAGGACGGCGACTACCGGATGACGCTGCACGTCTCGCCGACGGCCGACGTGCGACAGGTCATCGAGGCCGTGACCGACGCCTACCCCCGGGCGACGATGCTGCGCCGCCAGCAAGTGACCAGAGAGGACGCCCGGGCCCGCTCGACCCGGTCGCTGCTGGAGGGGCTGACCGACCGCCAGCGGACCACGCTCGAGGCGGCCTACCACGCCGGCTTCTTCGAGTGGCCCCGCGACGCCTCCGGCGAGGACGTGGCCGAGTCGCTGCAGGTCTCCCCGCCCACCTTCCACCAGCACCTCCGCAAGGCCGAGGGCAAGGTGTTCGGCGGCCTCTTCGAGGGGAGCGCCGACTGACGTTAGCCGATCCCGACCGCGGCTACTCCCGCCGGTCCAGCGCCGCCAATACGCCGCGGACGTTCATCGCCACCTCCGCGTCGGCCTTCTCGGCGCCCCACACCGCCCGCTCGGCGTCCGCCTCGGCGACGAAGCGGTCGATCACCGCCGCGTCCTCGCCCGACTCGGCCCGCGCCTCGGCGACCGCCTCGACCCATGAATCGAGCACCTCGGCGTACCGGTCCAGTTTGTCACCCGCCTCGGCCGGCCCGAAGTGGGCGTAACACAGCACCTCGGGGTCGATCTCCCGCAGGGTGTCGATATCGTCCCGACACCCCTCCGGGTCGAAGTTCGGCGGCGGGCTCGTCGGGAACACCTCGTCGCGACTCGGCGCGTAGATGCCCGCCGCGTCGGCGGTGAAGACCGCGTCGTTCTCGGGGTCGTGGAAGACGACCTGATGGGGGGCGTGGCCCGGCGCGTGGGACACCTCCAGCGCGTGGTCGCCCAGGTCGATCGTATCGCCGCCTTCGATCTCGACGATCCGTTCCTCTGGGACGGGGTCGGGCTGGGTGTAGAACTCGATCTGGTCACCGACCGCCGACTTCGTGCCTTCCCAGAGCCGTCCGGGGTCGGCCACGTGGGGCGCGCCGACCGGGTGGACGTACACGTCGGCGTTGGGGCACGCCTCGACGAGCAAGCCCGCGCCGCCCGCGTGGTCGAGGTGGACGTGCGTGAGCGCGATCACCTCGACGTCCTCGGGCGCGAGGTCCGCCTCGCGCACCAGATCCAGGACGCGCTCGTAGTTCGTGCCGATGCCGGTGTCGACCAGCGCCGGCCGGTCGTCGTCGATCAGGTAGACCGCCCCGTACGCCTCGGTGTCGTACATCCCCGTGTCGACGTAGGACAGATCCGTGCAGTCGCCGACCGTCACCGCGGACACGTCGCCGATGGCCATACCCCCGAATCGAACGGCGCCGAGTTAACCGTTCGGCCGGTCGCTTCGAGGCCGCTCCGTTCGTGAGCGTCCCTCCGGCAAAGAGGCGGGTCACACGTGCCGCCGGTGTGAGCGGCCCGGAGCGGATTCGCGATCAGTCGTCGGTGGCGGGTTCGGCGTCGGTGTCGGGGGCGGGACCGACGCCGGGGGCGTCCGTGAGGGAGGCGTCGCGCCAGGTGCCCAGGCGGTACCAGGCGAAGGCGATGGCGGCGCCGGCGAGGTTGGAGACGGCGAACGCGAGCCAGATCCCCTCGTAGCCCATCTCGCCGGACGCGAACCAGGCGACGGGGAGCCGGACGAGGCCGAGCATGGAGATCGAGATGGCGGCGGCGGTCAGGGTCTTGCCGGCGCCGCGGAACCCGCCCTTGTAGGCGTGGAAGATACCGGTGAAGCCGAAGGTCGGGGCGACGTAGCGGAGGAACAGGCGGCCGATCTCGACCACCTCGGGGTCGTCGGAGAAGATGGCGACGATGTTGGGGGCGCCGAGCCACGTGAGCACGCCGACCGCGGCGAGGACGCCGAACATGGCCTTGGCGGCGAAGTTGGTGGCGCGGCCGGCTCGCTCCTGCTCGCCGGCGCCGATGTTCTGACCGGCCATCGTCTCGACGCCGCGGCCGACGGCGATGGCGGGGAGGAAGATGACCGAGAACATGCGGACGCCGACGGTGTAGGCGGCGATGACCGTCTCGCCGAACGGGGTGACGATGGTCAGCATGAGCACGACCGCGATGGAGTTGCCGGTGTTCTCGATCGAGGCGGGGACGCCGACCCGGAGGATCTTCCGCAGATAGCTCAGGTCCGGCCACATCTCCGAGAGGTGGATCTGGACGCCGCGGTTGCCGCGGAACATGATCGCCATGCCGATGACCGTGGCGAGCGCCCGCGAGAAGATGGTCGCGTAGGCGGCGCCCTCGATGCCGAGCTCGGGGAAGACCCACCAGCCGAAGATGAGGAACGGGTCCAGCACCATGTTGACGACGACGGTGACGAACATGACGAGCATCGGCGTGATCGTGTCGCCGTAGCCGCGCATCAGCGACATGAACACGAAGAAGGCGAACATGAACACCATCCCGAGCGAGATGATCTGCAGGTAGCCGGTCGCGCCGGCGACGACGTTCTCGGGGCCGCCGATGAGGTCGAGCAGCCGCCCGACGTTGAGGTAGCCGAACGCGCCCAGCAGCAGCGACGCGATGATCGCGAAGGTGACGGTCTGGGAGGCGGCGAACTCCGCCTGCTCCTCGTCGTCGGCGCCGATGTTCTGGGCGACGAGGATGCTCCCGGCGATCGATATCCCGAGACCCAGCGAGATGAGGAAGAAGACGAGCGGGAACGCCATCCCGATGGCCGCCAGCGCCGTCTCGCTGTACTGACCGAGCCAGATGGTGTCGACGAGGTTGTACGCCGTCTGCAGCAGGTTGGTGACGACGATCGGCAGCGAGAGATAGAACAGCGGGCGGGGGATGTCGCCCGACGTGAGGTCGAACTCCTCGCGGTCCTTGAACACCATGTTCACTCGCCTGCGGACGCCGGCGACGAGGCGGTCGAGCCCGGAGTCGGCCATCAGTCGTCGCCTCCCGCGGCCGCCCGGCCGTCGGCGGCTCCGGTCGCGTCGCCGTCGGTGTCACGGTCCGCATCGCTCCCCGGGTCGAGGTCGACCGCCACGTCGGCGCCGGGGGCGACGAGGTTCTCGCGGACGTACGCGAGGAAGGTGTTGCGGACGCTCCCGTCGGTCTCCCCGAGGGCGACCCGGCGGGTGTTCACGCCGTCGACGAGCGTCGCGACGAAGGCGGCGGTGTCGTCGGGGTCCACGTCGGCGCGGATCGTCCCCTCCTCGATCCCGTCGGCGACGATCGACCGGACGCGACCGCGGACGAACGCGTCGACCCGCTCCAGCTGCTCGCGATAGGCCTCGACGTAGGGCCCCTGGGCCTTGATCTCCAGCAGCGCCGTCTGGAACTCCTCGAACTCGTCCGTCCCGGCGCCGTCGTTCGGATCGTCGCCACCCGTCCCGTCGTCATCCGTCCCGTCGTCGCTCGGTCCGTCGGGGCTCGACTCCGCTCGCGGCTCGTCCGTCCGCTCGGCCGGGCAGAGCAACTCGTCGACGAACCGAACCAGCCGCTCGACGGCGTCGTCGCCGTCGGTCGTCCCGACGTCGTCGGTGAACGCGTCGTAGAGGTGGTCGAGGAAGGCCAGCAGTAGCTCCTCCTTGGTGTCGAAGTGGTAGTGCAACGAGGCCTTGCTCTTGTCCGATTCGTCCGCGATGTCCTGCATCGTCAGATCCGCGTAGCCGTGTTCGCACAGCGCCCGGTAGGTGGCCCCCATGATAGCTTCCGGGGTGGAGCCGCCGGCCGCGGCGCTGTCCGTCGTTCCGGTCATTACCGATCTTAACTGACCGGTCAGTCAAAAGCGTTCCGAACTGACTGACCGGTTAGTCAACGACTGTCACGGGGCTCCCGCCGACCGGGAATCGACACGGAGATTGAAACGGCTCGGCGCCGTCGGTTCGAGTGGAGGCAACCCGTGACACACCACCCGGACCACGAGGTCGAACTGTTCAAAGACGAGGGCGCCTACGAGGTGTACGCCGACCTGCCGGGGTACGGCAGCGCGGACGTCGACCTCCGCTGGCACGACGGCCGGCTCCACGTCACCGCCGAACACCGGACCGACGAGGGGGAGACCCGCGTGTTCAACCGCCACGTCTCGGTGCCGCGACGGGTCGACGCCGACGCGATCTCGGCGACCTACAGCGACGACGTGCTGAAGGTGCGACTCCCGGTTTCCGACGACGACGCCCGACCCGGCACGCGGATCGAGGTCGGCGAGTAGACGGCGACCGCCGACCGCCCGGTGACTCCGTCCCGCCGGCGGCCCCGCCGGGGCGCTCACACCCAGTCCAGCTCGGGGTCGATCCGGTCGGGAGGCGTCTCATCGGCCAGCGCCGCCCGGACGTTCGCTGCGACGGTCTCGTGGAGGTCCGCGCGGGCCTCTTCGGAGTACCACGCGGCGTGAGGGGTCAGGATCGCGTCGTCGCGATCGAACAGCGGCGACCCCTCGGGCGGCTCCTCGGCGAACACGTCCAGCCCGGCGGCCGCGACCTCGCCCGCTTCGAGCGCGTCGGCCAGCGCGGCCTCGTCGACGACGCCGCCGCGGCCGGTGTTGACGACGACCGCGTGGTCGACCAGCCGCTCGAACGCGGCGGCGTCGACCGCGTCACGGGTCTCCTCGGTCAGCGGCGCGTTCACAGAGAGGAGGTCGGTCCGGTCGAGTAGCTGGTCGAAATCGACCTTCTCCACCTCGTCGGCGGCCATCTCCTCGGCGTCGACGTAGGGATCGTAGGCGACGGCGTCGACGCCGAACCCCGCGACCAGTTCGCGAACGCGACGAGCGATCGGTCCGTAGGAGACGAACCCGAGCGTGAGCCCCGAGAGGCGGTGGATCTCGCCGCCGGCCCGCCAGTCCCAGCCGCCGGTTTTCACGTCGCGGTCGTACCGGCCCAGCGAACGGAGACAGGCGAGCAGCAGCGCCACGGTGTGAGTCGCCACCTCCTCGGTGCAGTACTCGGGGACGTTCGTCACGACCACGTCGCGCTCGGCCGCGGCGCCCACGTCGATGGTGTCGACGCCGACGCCCGCTCGCGCGACGATCCGCAGGTCCGGGCACGCGTCCAGCACCTCGGCGGTCACCGGCGTCGACACGTCCGCGACGAGCGCGTCGGCGTCGGCCGCGGCCTCGCGGACCGCGTCCACGGTGTCGGTCTCGGCGACGGTGACGGTCGCGTCCGGCCCCAGGCGCTCGCCCAGCAGTTCCGCGTCGATCATCGGGTCGTCGCTCGCGACGGCTTCCATACGCCGAGTCGGGACCGACCCGGCATAAAGGCGGCCGGCCGTTCCCGCTCGCCGGGGTCGCCCGCGCCGCCCACGGGGACAGTCGCCCGCGCCGCTCGCTTCCGCGTTGAGAGCGTTCAAGTACCGGCCGGGAGAACGCGGGAGCATGTCACGCGACCCCGCCGCTCTCGCCGAGGCGTACCTGCCCCGACTGCGGGAGAACCTCCGCGAGACGGTGATCGACTTCTGGTACCCCCGCGCCGTCGACACCGAACACGGCGGCTTCCGCACCAGCTACGACGCCGAGGGGGCGTTCGCCGGCAACGACCGCAAGATGATCGTCACCCAGGCGCGGATGCTCTGGTTCTCCGCGCGGCTCTACCGCGCCGGCTACGGCGACGAACTGCTCGACGCCGCCGAGCGCGGCTTCGACTTCCTCACCGGGGAGATGCGCGACGACGACCACGGCGGCTACTACTGGGAGGTCGAGCGCGACGGCGAGGTCGTCAAGCCGAACAAGCACATGTACGGCCAGTCGTTCGTCCTCTACGGCCTCGCCGAGTACTACCGCGCCAGCGACGACGAGGCCGCCCGCGAGGCCGCCGTCGACCTGTTCGAGCGCTTCGAGGACGAAGCCTACGACGAGGACAACGGCGGCTACGTCGAGTACTTCGAGCCCGACTGGACGCCGATCACCGACGGGGGCACCTACCTCGACAACATCGAACCCGACTGGTCGCCCAAGGAGGACGTCGACGCCGAACTCGACCCGACGACGAAACTGATGAACACCCACCTCCACCTCATGGAGGCCTTTACCACCTTCTACGAGGTCACCGGCCACGACCTGGCCGGCAAACGCCTCTCGGAACTGCTCACTATCAACACCAACACGGTCGTCCGGAAGAAGCTGGGCGCCTGCACCGACAAGTACGCCCCCGACTGGCAGCCCCTGCTGGACGACGAGAACTACCGGATCGTCTCCTACGGCCACGACGTGGAGAACGTCTGGCTGACGATGGACGCCGCCGACGCGCTGGACACCTCGCTGAACTACTACCGCGATCTCTACGAGACGCTCTGGGACTACTCGCTCGAATACGGCTACGACGACGACCACGGCGGCTTCTACTTCTACGGCCCCTTCGAGGAGCCCGCCACGAGCCGGATCAAGGCCTGGTGGGTCCAGGCCGAGGCGCTGACCAGCGCCCTGCGGATGTACGAACTCACCGGCGAGGACCGCTACGCCGACGTGTTCGCCGAGACGTACGACTTTATCGACGAGTACCACGTCGACCGCGAGGTGGGTGAGTGGCACTCCGGCGTCACCGAGGACCTCGAAGCCGTCGGCCGCAAGGGCGCGATGTACAAGGGCGCCTACCACAACGGCCGCGCGCTGATCGAGTGCATCGAGGCGCTGGAGCGGTTGCGGGACGCCTGAAGGCGGTCGTCGGCCGGGCCGGCGGTGCGTCCCGCCGATCCGAGGTGCTTCGAAACGGGAGGCTCATGTGCGAGCGTCCGATAGAGTCGCCCATCCCAGAGGGGAGGCTACTATGACACGCGAGGGACACTCATGACACGGCAGACGAGCGGGAGTCCGTACGCCCC
The window above is part of the Halosimplex rubrum genome. Proteins encoded here:
- a CDS encoding amino acid permease is translated as MKSLERDLGLPTVLAISIGAMIGSGIFILPALALETAGPSVVLAYLLAGVLVLPAALSKSEMATAMPEAGGTYLYIERGMGPLLGTIAGVGTWFSLAFKGGLALVGGVPYLLIAFDLPVKPVALALAAVLILVNLFGAKQTGRLQVIIVTAMLAALAWFVVGGAPSVQQTNFEPFLTGGPGGLLAATGLVFVSYAGVTKVASIAEEVENPDRNIPLGILGSLGFTTLLYVLIVAIMVGVTDAGVVAGSSVPVADAARATVGTLGVGAVVVAAVLALISTANAGILSSSRYPFAMARDGLVPESLAAVSDRFGTPAASITLTGGVLLALIAFVPIRDIAKLASAFQILVFILINLTIVAFRKGEMEYEPSFESPLYPWTQAFGVVGGLVLITQMGQIAIAGAAVITVASIVWYFVYARPRIQREGAATDVVRRKVGENVLTETEDAIEGETYEVLVALTSEVTREREAALLRMAADLVRPHDGRVVVVWFEEVPDQAPLETATETQSPAEVRFEEQTGDLAVDLDVEVDVGEIVSHDTKHAIVNFADHRRVDTILTEHERLRLRSRLVGDPIDWVVRHAPTDVLLVDNQGYDRPELIELVGDGGPFNPDQVAVTEAIASQNGSEVCLGYPETDDGPEQREQTIDEYRARLAELLSVPVRTPSEPGTDSGTARPDLRIRRGADHRLRGAVLDRQDDGPVECTEISVHSHESGQPGLVRRFLERVVF
- a CDS encoding DUF7344 domain-containing protein — translated: MSQTTTHTTDDGRTVIDLDADKRYDLLAAERRRTVLAVLTERGGATPTGLDELVTAVAAREGDEASAEAAERLAVSLHHVHLPRMDDLGVLDYDPGANRVETVRSLATAQSD
- a CDS encoding PAS domain S-box protein produces the protein MEPHGLTESLRETLAVFDGDGEPRTTSEVADRLDLGRRSTYDRLDRLVDGGHLRTKKVGASARVWWRPPDPEVADDADPDWPAAAESLVADVLGTVDVGVLVIDADDEVAWVNDAVERYFGVDRAAVLGLEESALLADRLAPAVDDSAAFADRVRSTYDGEAGEERFECRVTAGDDRADRWLEHRSRPIESGAYAGGRVELYVDVIERKRAELTQRDQRDQFESLVEAVEEYAIFRLDADGCVQTWNPGAARLKGYEADDIVGEHFSAFYTEADREAGVPERNLAAAAEGGWIEDEGWRVRADGTRFWANVTITAIYGDDGDLDGFAKVTRDMTERREFEQRLQRERDLLERLFDAIPVGVAVLDSEGEAVRMNDRTRQYLGIDESADGESADEESTNLPAGTVFDEDGEEVPPGERPYERPLRTGEPVRDWVGRFDLPGLGERWLSIDAVPLTDDGAVERVVVSAEDVTQLKEQAQRLERRREDLEHELDEVLERIDDGFFALDEDWRFSYVNERAAALLDRDRHELVGRSVWDAFPAAGGTTFQEQYERARETGESVSFEAYFPPLSTWFEVSAHPSESGISVYFRDVTDRKARERELERYERIVETVEDGIYVVDEGGYFTQVNETYAAMVDRDPDELVGEHVSAVVDDEAVAAARRLEDALAVDERATATLEATLAGPDGEEWIGEATFSLMDAEAGAGDEDDGHERIAVVRDVTERKERKRELEQYERIVETVGDGIYALDDDSRFVLVNESFCEMLGYDREELLGMEPTDIYDEEYAPVVEERAAAVAAGEREAATIEFELFRKDGTAVPVETRYEPFPYGDGTGRCGVVRDISERLERERELQRRVRQQAVVTELGQRALEERDLDALMAEAAEEVATTLGNDYCKVLELDEAGEQLLLRQGVGWDDDLVGEATISAVADDSQAAYTLRSGDPVVVEDLRSEHRFSGPDLLRDHAVRSGISVVVGSPENPWGILGTHDTEPGEASQQDVNFVQSVATVLATAINRHRYENRLVRRREQLAALNSLNEVVNGITDAVVDQSTCAEIERTVCEHLAAADSYRFAWIGEVDTADQTVEPRAKAGTDGYLEGITISIDSDDERSGGPTGRAFRTGEAQVTRDIQASDAHDPWRERVDSYGVRSSAAIPIVHEGTTYGVLNVYAGRPDAFEGQERTVLAQLGEVVGHAIAAAERKQALLSDEVVELEFQITDLFEALDLPEQPEGQFSFDHVVPVGDDEFLVYGTASAAAVDTVERLVERLPHWAEVSFADEEGEGERGFELRMVEPPVLSTLASLGGSVEEVVVEDGDYRMTLHVSPTADVRQVIEAVTDAYPRATMLRRQQVTREDARARSTRSLLEGLTDRQRTTLEAAYHAGFFEWPRDASGEDVAESLQVSPPTFHQHLRKAEGKVFGGLFEGSAD